One genomic region from Fictibacillus marinisediminis encodes:
- the mbcS gene encoding acyl-CoA synthetase MbcS, producing MENLLDLQAPPVYNVTEEMEKFAQDASRKALIWKDDKGNIKELTYKALFEACNKTANALKKLGLSKGDRTLVVMPRKIETYVVYLACLKAGIVVIPSSEMLRPKDLSYRISHSEAKAVISDLAFLSSIDTIEDELPSLQHKLSVGGQANGWASLDDLSRNESGFYEGEKTEKEDMAFLSYTSGTTGQPKGAVHTHGWAFAHLRTAAKGWLDIKEGDKVWATAGPGWQKWIWSPFVSVLGCGATGFVYNGKFDPSTYLSLLQEQEISVLCCTPTEYRLMAKADGLEQYSLPHLRSAVSAGEPLNREVIDTFVRCFNVTVRDGYGQTENTLLVGMMDGMELRPGSMGKPTPGNRVEIINEDGEPAGINEVGDIAVHQSSPALFKTYYKDPERTKRAYRGEYYLTGDKAKKDADGYFWFEGRGDDIIISSGYTIGPFEVEDALVKHPAVKECAVVASPDEIRGHIVKAYVVLKDEIPQNQETLIKDLQDHVKSLTAPYKYPRSIEFVSDLPKTTSGKIRRIELRQKEVKGS from the coding sequence ATGGAGAATCTTTTAGATTTACAAGCACCGCCTGTCTATAATGTAACAGAGGAAATGGAGAAATTCGCACAGGATGCTTCACGCAAAGCACTGATCTGGAAAGACGATAAAGGAAACATCAAGGAATTGACCTATAAAGCTCTCTTTGAAGCATGCAACAAAACGGCAAATGCACTTAAAAAGCTCGGTTTGTCTAAAGGTGACAGAACTCTTGTTGTGATGCCGAGAAAGATTGAAACGTATGTTGTATATCTGGCATGCTTAAAAGCGGGTATTGTTGTCATTCCTTCTTCAGAAATGCTTCGGCCAAAGGATTTAAGCTACCGCATCAGCCATAGTGAAGCAAAGGCTGTCATCTCGGACCTTGCTTTCCTTTCCAGTATCGACACCATCGAAGATGAATTGCCTTCTCTTCAACACAAATTGTCTGTTGGCGGACAAGCGAACGGCTGGGCCTCACTTGATGATTTATCACGGAATGAAAGCGGTTTCTATGAAGGGGAGAAAACCGAAAAAGAAGATATGGCCTTTTTATCCTATACATCCGGAACGACAGGCCAGCCAAAAGGTGCTGTACATACACATGGTTGGGCTTTTGCTCATTTAAGGACAGCTGCAAAAGGATGGCTTGACATCAAAGAAGGAGATAAAGTATGGGCGACAGCCGGACCAGGCTGGCAAAAGTGGATTTGGAGCCCCTTTGTGTCTGTGTTGGGCTGCGGAGCGACAGGATTTGTATATAATGGGAAGTTTGATCCTTCAACGTATCTCAGCTTATTGCAGGAACAAGAAATTTCTGTTCTCTGCTGTACACCGACAGAATACCGACTGATGGCGAAAGCCGATGGCCTTGAACAGTACTCGCTGCCGCATCTCCGCAGTGCGGTCTCTGCAGGAGAGCCACTGAACCGAGAAGTGATTGACACGTTTGTCCGCTGTTTCAATGTCACTGTACGAGATGGATACGGTCAAACGGAAAATACACTTCTTGTCGGCATGATGGACGGAATGGAGCTCCGTCCAGGTTCTATGGGGAAACCGACGCCTGGGAACCGGGTGGAAATCATTAATGAGGATGGAGAGCCTGCCGGAATTAACGAAGTAGGAGATATCGCGGTGCATCAAAGTTCACCAGCTCTTTTTAAAACCTATTATAAAGATCCGGAAAGAACGAAAAGGGCGTACCGCGGTGAATATTACTTAACGGGAGACAAGGCGAAGAAAGACGCTGACGGGTATTTCTGGTTTGAAGGAAGGGGCGATGATATTATCATCAGTTCAGGTTATACGATTGGGCCGTTTGAGGTAGAAGATGCTCTTGTTAAACACCCTGCGGTTAAAGAATGTGCGGTTGTAGCCAGCCCTGATGAGATCAGAGGCCATATTGTGAAAGCCTATGTGGTGCTGAAAGATGAGATACCACAAAATCAGGAGACTTTGATAAAGGATTTGCAGGACCATGTGAAGTCATTAACAGCTCCATATAAATATCCACGCAGCATTGAATTTGTTTCAGATCTGCCAAAAACGACTTCCGGAAAAATACGGCGCATCGAACTGCGGCAAAAAGAAGTAAAAGGGAGCTGA
- a CDS encoding alpha/beta-type small acid-soluble spore protein: MANNNSNQLLVPGVQQAIDQMKFEIASELGVNLSADNSSRSNGSVGGEITKRLVAMSQQQFSGSQQK; the protein is encoded by the coding sequence ATGGCAAACAACAACTCAAACCAACTTCTTGTACCTGGTGTACAACAGGCGATTGATCAAATGAAATTCGAAATCGCTTCTGAATTAGGTGTAAACCTTAGTGCTGACAACTCTTCCCGTTCTAACGGTTCTGTAGGAGGAGAGATCACAAAACGCTTAGTGGCAATGTCTCAGCAGCAATTCAGCGGATCTCAACAAAAATAA
- the thiI gene encoding tRNA uracil 4-sulfurtransferase ThiI, with translation MQYNHIVIRFGELSLKGKNRRHFESQLRETVRRKLSVFPNAVVLKSYDRILVEINGEDHEKMIAKLQEVFGIHAISLAIRTESEIEAIKEAALAAFLENGAAPKTFKVSARRSNKHFPVGSMELNRQVGGYILTHTENVSVNVHHPDVEVKVEVKDNGTFISCQTYPGAGGLPIGVGGKAMLMLSGGIDSPVAGYLTMKRGVRIEAVHFHSPPFTSDRAKQKAEDLMQELTRFGGKMKLHVVHFTKIQQIIKDKIPASYSMTIMRRMMLRITERLAEERNAMAITNGENLGQVASQTMYSMHTINEVTNIPIIRPVVTMDKLEIIDISQKIGTYDISIRPYEDCCTIFVPAAPKTKPKREKANRFEQNIDNMEELIEEALSTIETISFEEQKEAKEFEDLF, from the coding sequence ATGCAATATAATCACATTGTTATCCGTTTTGGTGAGTTATCATTAAAAGGGAAAAACCGAAGACATTTTGAGAGCCAGCTGAGGGAAACGGTACGCAGAAAGTTATCTGTATTTCCAAATGCAGTGGTTCTAAAATCATATGATCGGATTCTTGTAGAGATCAATGGAGAAGATCACGAGAAGATGATCGCTAAATTGCAGGAGGTTTTTGGGATTCATGCCATCAGCCTGGCGATCAGAACGGAAAGTGAAATTGAAGCAATCAAGGAAGCTGCATTAGCCGCTTTCCTTGAAAACGGGGCTGCTCCAAAGACATTTAAGGTGTCTGCGCGCAGAAGCAATAAGCATTTCCCGGTCGGTTCGATGGAGCTCAACCGTCAAGTCGGCGGTTATATTTTAACCCACACAGAAAATGTTTCTGTCAATGTCCATCATCCGGATGTTGAAGTTAAAGTGGAAGTTAAAGATAACGGTACGTTCATCAGCTGCCAAACCTATCCTGGTGCTGGAGGATTGCCGATCGGAGTTGGCGGGAAAGCGATGCTGATGCTGTCTGGTGGAATTGACAGCCCTGTTGCCGGGTATTTGACCATGAAACGCGGTGTGCGTATAGAAGCTGTCCATTTTCACAGTCCCCCGTTCACAAGTGACCGTGCCAAACAGAAAGCAGAAGATTTGATGCAGGAATTAACACGCTTTGGCGGTAAGATGAAACTGCATGTGGTTCACTTTACAAAAATACAGCAAATCATAAAAGATAAAATTCCAGCAAGCTACAGCATGACCATTATGAGGCGCATGATGCTCCGCATTACTGAGCGGCTGGCTGAGGAACGAAATGCGATGGCGATCACAAACGGAGAAAATCTTGGACAGGTTGCTAGCCAGACGATGTACAGCATGCATACGATCAACGAAGTGACCAACATTCCCATCATACGGCCGGTCGTTACGATGGATAAGCTCGAGATCATTGACATTTCTCAGAAAATCGGGACTTATGATATTTCCATCCGTCCTTATGAAGACTGCTGCACCATTTTTGTTCCAGCTGCTCCTAAAACAAAGCCGAAACGCGAAAAAGCCAATCGTTTTGAGCAGAATATCGATAACATGGAAGAGCTGATTGAAGAAGCGCTTTCTACGATCGAAACCATCTCTTTTGAAGAACAAAAAGAAGCTAAGGAATTTGAAGATTTATTTTAG